From one Ursus arctos isolate Adak ecotype North America unplaced genomic scaffold, UrsArc2.0 scaffold_1, whole genome shotgun sequence genomic stretch:
- the CXCR4 gene encoding C-X-C chemokine receptor type 4, giving the protein MDAFRIYPSDNYTEDDLGSGDYDSMKEPCFREENAHFNRIFLPTVYSIIFLTGIVGNGLVILVMGYQKKLRSMTDKYRLHLSVADLLFVLTLPFWAVDAVANWYFGKFLCKAVHVIYTVNLYSSVLILAFISLDRYLAIVHATNSQRPRKLLAEKVVYVGVWIPALLLTIPDFIFANVREADGRYICDRFYPNDSWLVVFQFQHIMVGLILPGIVILSCYCIIISKLSHSKGYQKRKALKTTVILILAFFACWLPYYIGISIDSFILLEIIKQGCEFESTVHKWISITEALAFFHCCLNPILYAFLGAKFKTSAQHALTSVSRGSSLKILSKGKRGGHSSVSTESESSSFHSS; this is encoded by the exons ATGGACGCGTTCCGT ATATACCCTTCAGATAACTACACAGAAGATGACTTGGGCTCAGGCGACTATGACTCCATGAAGGAACCCTGCTTCCGGGAGGAAAATGCCCATTTCAACCGTATCTTTCTGCCCACGGTCTACTCCATCATCTTCTTGACGGGCATAGTGGGCAATGGATTGGTCATCCTGGTCATGGGTTACCAGAAGAAACTGAGAAGCATGACAGACAAGTATAGACTACACCTGTCTGTGGCAGACCTCCTCTTTGTCCTCACGCTTCCCTTCTGGGCAGTTGATGCTGTGGCCAACTGGTACTTTGGAAAGTTCCTGTGCAAGGCAGTCCATGTCATCTATACAGTCAACCTCTATAGCAGTGTCCTTATCCTGGCCTTCATCAGTCTGGACCGGTACTTGGCTATTGTCCATGCCACCAACAGTCAGAGGCCAAGGAAGCTGTTGGCTGAAAAGGTGGTCTATGTTGGCGTCTGGATACCTGCTCTCCTGTTGACCATTCCTGATTTCATCTTTGCCAATGTCAGGGAGGCAGATGGGAGGTATATCTGTGACCGCTTCTATCCCAATGACTCGTGGTTGGTGGTGTTCCAGTTTCAGCACATCATGGTTGGCCTTATCCTGCCAGGCATTGTCATCCTGTCCTGCTACTGCATTATCATCTCCAAGCTGTCCCACTCTAAGGGCTACCAGAAGCGCAAGGCCCTCAAGACCACAGTTATCCTCATCCTGGCTTTCTTCGCCTGCTGGCTGCCCTACTACATTGGGATCAGCATCGATTCCTTCATCCTCCTGGAAATCATCAAGCAAGGATGTGAGTTTGAGAGCACTGTGCACAAGTGGATTTCCATCACTGAGGCCCTGGCCTTTTTCCACTGTTGCCTGAACCCCATCCTCTATGCCTTCCTCGGAGCCAAATTTAAAACCTCTGCCCAACATGCACTCACCTCTGTGAGCAGAGGGTCCAGCCTCAAGATCCTTTCCAAAGGGAAGCGGGGAGGACATTCTTCTGTTTCAACCGAATCCGAGTCTTCAAGTTTTCATTCCAGCTAA